In Pseudoalteromonas sp. NC201, a single window of DNA contains:
- a CDS encoding fumarylacetoacetate hydrolase family protein: MYQHIDNENNKISLPAGKIVCVGRNYVAHAKELDNPIPSSPLLFIKPATSLVPFNNEMKLDAALGEHHYEAELALLVGTKIDAKTPAPLKHIAGIGLALDLTLRDLQSELKAQGHPWERAKAYDNSCPMTPFVPCDENTFAECIEYRFWQNEELKQHGDSSLMIFPIAELLKDIARYFTLQPGDIVLTGTPKGVGSLVHGDELTLQLKSHTPWHGKVAID, translated from the coding sequence ATGTATCAACATATTGATAATGAAAACAATAAAATAAGTCTACCAGCGGGGAAAATCGTTTGTGTTGGTAGAAACTACGTAGCGCACGCCAAAGAGCTAGATAACCCTATTCCAAGCAGTCCGCTGTTGTTTATTAAACCAGCAACGAGCTTAGTACCATTTAATAATGAAATGAAGTTGGACGCCGCACTTGGCGAACATCATTATGAGGCCGAGCTTGCACTATTGGTAGGCACCAAAATTGATGCAAAAACCCCAGCGCCTCTCAAGCATATCGCCGGAATTGGGCTGGCACTCGATTTGACATTACGAGACTTACAAAGTGAGCTAAAAGCGCAAGGGCACCCATGGGAGCGGGCAAAGGCCTATGATAATAGTTGCCCAATGACACCCTTTGTACCATGTGATGAAAACACCTTTGCTGAGTGTATTGAATATCGTTTTTGGCAAAATGAAGAGCTTAAACAACATGGCGACTCTAGCTTAATGATTTTTCCAATCGCTGAGTTGCTAAAGGACATTGCTCGTTACTTTACGCTTCAGCCAGGAGATATTGTCTTAACAGGAACGCCAAAAGGGGTAGGGAGCCTAGTGCATGGCGATGAACTTACGCTGCAGCTGAAAAGCCATACTCCTTGGCATGGCAAAGTTGCGATAGATTAG
- a CDS encoding ABC transporter ATP-binding protein: protein MPDLLQVTGVSKQYVSVKAVDNLSFSVKQGEIFALLGPNGAGKSSLVRMLVGFTYPDSGTIAVNIDGQAYQSIPHQSLGYLPEDRGLYAEKTVQQNLLYFAKLRGVEKNAALAQIESWLTQFDLSDRAHERLKSLSKGNQQKVQLISAVLHKPKVVLLDEPFSGLDPINQEKVVVFLEALKAQGMTVILSAHQMAMVEKLADRMLLMNHGQAVLYGTLAEIKQDVGVGIDITVSFSEATNYAALNLGNYKVACTQLSQNKIKFELIDSSELNLLLADLSKSTTLQGIETKTMDLHQLYLKAIESHQGKVQSQENAHVS from the coding sequence ATGCCAGATTTATTGCAAGTAACAGGGGTGTCGAAGCAATATGTTTCGGTAAAAGCAGTAGACAATCTAAGTTTTAGCGTTAAACAAGGTGAGATCTTTGCATTACTGGGCCCCAATGGTGCGGGTAAATCATCCCTTGTGAGAATGTTGGTTGGATTTACCTATCCAGATAGCGGCACAATCGCTGTGAATATTGATGGGCAAGCATATCAATCAATCCCTCATCAAAGTTTAGGTTATCTCCCAGAAGATAGAGGGCTTTACGCTGAAAAAACCGTGCAGCAGAATTTGCTCTATTTTGCCAAGCTACGCGGTGTTGAGAAAAACGCAGCGCTAGCACAGATTGAGTCTTGGCTAACGCAGTTTGACTTAAGTGATAGAGCGCATGAGCGGTTGAAATCGTTGTCAAAAGGCAATCAGCAAAAAGTACAGTTAATATCGGCAGTATTGCACAAACCCAAGGTTGTATTGCTCGATGAGCCTTTCTCTGGTCTTGATCCCATCAACCAAGAAAAGGTGGTGGTGTTTTTAGAAGCGTTAAAAGCACAAGGCATGACCGTTATTTTAAGCGCACATCAGATGGCGATGGTAGAAAAGCTTGCTGATCGAATGCTGTTAATGAATCACGGGCAAGCTGTGCTTTATGGCACGTTAGCCGAAATAAAACAGGACGTTGGTGTTGGCATCGATATCACAGTGAGTTTCAGTGAGGCAACGAACTACGCAGCGCTCAATTTAGGTAACTACAAGGTTGCGTGTACTCAATTAAGTCAGAATAAAATTAAGTTTGAGTTGATTGACTCCTCAGAGCTTAATTTGCTGCTCGCCGATTTGTCTAAATCAACGACTTTGCAAGGAATAGAAACCAAAACGATGGACTTGCATCAACTCTATCTTAAAGCAATCGAGTCTCATCAAGGCAAAGTGCAATCTCAGGAGAATGCCCATGTCTCATAA
- a CDS encoding MFS transporter — MTRSQFATRYGIHLGLTMFASMLVLPIFTPYMLNLGLALQDVALTMVVMAITIVVCEVPSGIAADAIGRRKVFLASLVFAAVCNLLLLLSEDFWHVCLAMACWGLSQASLTGTLNAWFVETYQKLEGDEPLNKGFGKVYGIGYLIGASAALFAALFLAFATSPTQQLNHLYQALILVSIAVLCVVFACTFVVVKESTRPLQDVVEKGLISQAKAMLATCKQSGMQRLLLVIVFAIPVASSIEKFWPALAERYSSAPVDSIAWIFPAMMAAGFVLNGVAAAISAPICSLFGQRLGYVMAFAHFAKLAFVLLLAWVTSLPLLIVALLCFYLCMGLAQPAQLQLQHQLSSDNVRASVESIMSLTTRFGGLLGSALTALLLGYVSLTISWIILGAISLVAIMLCCSSTINQPEAELVAAQS; from the coding sequence ATGACTCGTTCACAATTTGCTACACGATACGGCATCCACCTTGGGTTAACTATGTTTGCCAGTATGCTGGTGCTCCCTATTTTTACGCCTTACATGCTGAACTTAGGCCTAGCATTGCAAGATGTGGCCTTAACTATGGTGGTCATGGCTATCACTATCGTGGTGTGCGAAGTACCAAGTGGTATTGCGGCAGATGCCATTGGTCGCCGCAAAGTCTTTTTAGCTTCTTTAGTGTTTGCCGCTGTATGCAACTTACTTTTATTGTTGAGTGAAGACTTTTGGCACGTCTGCTTAGCCATGGCATGCTGGGGATTAAGTCAGGCGTCGTTAACTGGCACGCTCAACGCATGGTTTGTTGAAACTTATCAAAAGCTTGAAGGAGATGAGCCACTGAATAAGGGGTTCGGTAAAGTGTATGGTATTGGCTATCTTATCGGCGCCAGTGCCGCTTTATTTGCCGCCCTCTTTTTGGCGTTTGCGACTAGCCCAACACAACAGCTCAACCACTTGTATCAAGCCTTAATCTTGGTTTCGATAGCGGTATTGTGTGTGGTATTTGCATGTACTTTTGTCGTGGTGAAAGAGTCAACGAGACCTCTGCAAGACGTGGTTGAGAAAGGACTGATTAGCCAAGCTAAGGCCATGCTGGCAACTTGTAAGCAAAGTGGTATGCAAAGGCTGCTGTTGGTGATTGTTTTTGCAATTCCTGTTGCCAGTAGCATAGAGAAGTTTTGGCCTGCTCTAGCAGAGCGCTATAGTAGTGCACCAGTTGACTCTATTGCGTGGATATTCCCAGCAATGATGGCAGCTGGGTTTGTATTAAATGGCGTCGCTGCAGCTATCAGCGCTCCGATCTGTTCTCTATTTGGCCAACGCTTAGGGTATGTCATGGCGTTCGCTCATTTCGCCAAATTAGCCTTTGTGCTGTTACTTGCTTGGGTTACGTCACTACCATTACTGATTGTAGCTCTGCTGTGCTTTTATCTTTGTATGGGACTAGCGCAACCAGCACAACTGCAACTACAACATCAACTGAGTAGCGATAACGTGCGAGCCAGTGTGGAGTCAATAATGTCACTGACCACTCGCTTTGGTGGCTTGCTCGGCTCTGCATTAACCGCTTTACTGTTGGGCTACGTCAGCCTGACTATCAGCTGGATAATATTAGGCGCAATTTCACTCGTTGCTATCATGCTGTGCTGCTCGAGCACAATCAATCAACCGGAAGCTGAGCTCGTTGCTGCGCAGTCGTAA
- a CDS encoding ABC transporter permease — MSHKLQQILQVTKWEFMYFFKLKQELIGKAIMLAIGLLIYFWQSTSFFEPEQYVIATPSAMNLTQLPEPLLLKRVDASKAELLTQLEQEEIDGILILQAQTGEALQFELITTGKMSWQNEVEVALKQFYSNELAQSFNLSAAQLALLQQPVTVSNQYTKDAVKEAHNQSSMTAFGVMLLMLIGIFTSFGQIFVSITGEKQQRVTEQLYSCMNAQTWIDGKIFGQMLHCLKAMLSTLFSFLLAMAFIQVVVKNEALDFTMIDFAMLPWFTLFAIVGLYMATAFMAAIAAAIDDPNHSGKTGFMMIPILPIVIAFMIVDSPSSFAVDILSLFPLTAFVVMPVKMALIEVPIWQVLCALVSALLGCYLIRVAAGRLFKAGMVMYGKEPSIKDMVRWVCKPE; from the coding sequence ATGTCTCATAAACTGCAACAGATACTGCAAGTGACCAAATGGGAGTTTATGTACTTTTTTAAACTCAAGCAGGAGTTGATCGGTAAAGCAATTATGCTGGCGATAGGTTTGCTTATCTATTTTTGGCAAAGCACTTCGTTTTTTGAACCTGAACAATATGTTATCGCAACACCATCCGCCATGAACTTAACTCAGCTACCTGAGCCTTTGCTTCTAAAGCGAGTTGATGCTTCAAAAGCTGAACTTCTGACTCAGTTAGAACAAGAGGAAATTGACGGTATTTTGATACTTCAAGCCCAAACGGGTGAGGCGTTACAGTTTGAACTGATTACCACAGGTAAAATGTCTTGGCAGAATGAAGTTGAGGTAGCGCTTAAGCAGTTTTACAGCAACGAACTCGCACAGAGTTTTAATTTATCTGCCGCTCAGCTCGCCTTGTTACAGCAACCTGTGACCGTTTCCAATCAATACACCAAGGATGCGGTTAAGGAGGCACACAACCAGTCTTCGATGACAGCATTTGGCGTGATGCTATTGATGCTCATCGGTATTTTTACGTCATTTGGACAGATCTTCGTGTCTATCACCGGAGAAAAGCAGCAGCGTGTTACCGAGCAATTATATTCTTGTATGAATGCGCAAACTTGGATTGACGGCAAAATATTTGGTCAAATGCTCCATTGTCTAAAGGCTATGTTAAGTACGTTATTTTCATTTTTGTTGGCGATGGCTTTTATACAAGTCGTTGTAAAAAACGAAGCCTTGGACTTTACGATGATAGACTTTGCAATGTTGCCTTGGTTTACCCTGTTTGCGATAGTAGGTCTTTATATGGCAACAGCCTTTATGGCAGCAATAGCCGCAGCTATTGACGATCCTAACCATAGTGGCAAGACAGGATTTATGATGATCCCTATATTGCCAATTGTTATCGCGTTTATGATTGTTGATAGTCCTAGCAGCTTTGCCGTGGATATTTTGAGTCTTTTCCCGCTTACCGCATTTGTGGTGATGCCAGTAAAAATGGCGTTAATTGAAGTACCCATTTGGCAAGTGTTATGCGCGTTGGTCAGCGCATTACTTGGTTGCTACCTTATCCGTGTTGCTGCGGGGCGATTGTTTAAAGCGGGCATGGTGATGTATGGCAAGGAACCCTCAATTAAGGATATGGTGCGCTGGGTCTGTAAACCGGAATAA
- a CDS encoding non-ribosomal peptide synthetase produces the protein MIESFIYELKQSGISVWQQENKLKIASNVNLQGQAIVEQLKQNKPQLLRYLTSQGIDSKARFDELSILPLETRCAPLTLGQQQLLFTQEVSNAASTYHIPCLLKIAKHCDIEKLTAAIEQLVIRHSALDMVVAYDHQGKTIQQPANEAFIVTHHELGNLNLHEQCEHFFNEPFSLQHSRPFRAYVITSKEQQHVFFVWHHIAFDGWSLGLFLQELTSLYEGENRPLSLQFSDYAYYMATPSQRERQATSQRYWQTQLADYEPLKLAQTQSRPATFDHRGAIQSIVLDESTTLKLQQTAKTHRISINTLGLAAWYHTLALLSHQRQFVVGIPSENRPTALQQNILGYFVNSLPIKADIDMTMLLERWFTQVNQVVNQAKQHQALPFEAIKNSLDVPLDTSMHPIFQTLFSSSQFAPEQHHTLWQSVDLDLSQQCQAKFDLTLHLSAGKTTELGLTYATALFSSSYAQQILELYQTVLQAYLTAENAQQPLYSLPLLSNAAQQKQYQLSGMQHAYPSVASITDQFAEVVARYPDKAAISNRHQTLSYQELDNQAKQLANAILAVCPEPKIVALYMRNDIEFVIAMLAVLKIGAAYTTLSLKDPVARHQYQLSDSNADVIVTLREHSQSLATLNHNNIAEVFYDTSLANTDITANFEPMYIAPSEVATIIYTSGTTGNPKGTLLSHAAISSLALDNHSYQHQPQDSFIQLANPAFDATLFEIWSALLNGAEVHLGYQDSLNSAAQLSATLQTLNITSMFLTRSLFDTLLLQDEHIFASLTHLLVGGEALTESMVNKLLASTSCPKHFINGYGPTECTTFTTVQTMSKQQSEIAIGKPIPGRAVAVVGRNNELLPLGCPGELVVCGHGVAARYLNHPTLNSEKFVSLNLFGSMQKYYRTGDLVYWNAQQQLCYINRGDQQVKVRGFRIELAEIEHHLNQLADIDSCAVIAKKQQAQTLLHAYLVIKPAADQAAALSHCKTQLTKLLPSYMMPHSFTVLSALPLTLNGKLDKTKLPEPELKQHQLVVPQTNTEKEVQAIWQDVLGQSPLCCVTAVTEQGADSISLLSFCGAASKRNWQLTPQLILEHLSVQQLARFIDNQTRLDFATMSEDQAIDAALAHEHFAPSRFFNAPQGEFLLHLMPAAATADSFAPLCEKLAPDLRIHALENIKLFTGKHISLHTMVRYYAQRITEVSPTGPLYLGGFCEGAALSLEVARYLAEMGREIVHCFLIDPVLPRLTSTARQAAEEEYIRSQDDDAKPIARAFLDFTQYFQSATAFTFPVSFFIADHVSDEAIPLPALRLIHQVEDIPALYKRTFASDRNGFENLLANADYIALESAHDEIMTDAKDLSIIASHINALMQQTNSAATTVEQRA, from the coding sequence ATGATCGAATCATTTATTTATGAACTAAAACAAAGTGGGATAAGCGTTTGGCAGCAAGAGAATAAATTAAAAATTGCTAGCAACGTGAATTTACAAGGCCAAGCCATCGTTGAGCAGCTAAAACAGAATAAGCCACAGTTGTTACGCTACCTCACAAGTCAAGGCATAGATAGCAAAGCTCGTTTTGATGAACTGTCTATCTTGCCATTGGAAACGCGATGCGCTCCGCTTACGCTTGGGCAGCAACAACTACTGTTTACGCAAGAAGTGAGCAACGCGGCAAGTACTTATCATATTCCATGCCTACTCAAAATCGCCAAGCACTGCGATATTGAAAAACTCACAGCAGCAATAGAACAACTGGTGATCCGCCACAGTGCGCTAGATATGGTTGTGGCCTATGATCACCAAGGAAAGACGATACAGCAGCCTGCCAATGAGGCGTTTATCGTGACGCATCATGAGCTTGGTAATCTAAACTTGCATGAGCAGTGCGAGCATTTCTTTAACGAGCCCTTTAGCTTACAGCATTCTCGACCATTTCGTGCCTATGTCATCACCTCAAAGGAGCAGCAACATGTGTTTTTTGTCTGGCATCATATCGCCTTTGACGGATGGTCTTTGGGACTGTTTTTACAAGAATTGACATCACTCTATGAGGGAGAAAATCGACCTCTGAGTCTACAATTTAGTGATTATGCTTATTATATGGCAACACCCAGCCAACGTGAACGACAAGCAACAAGTCAACGTTATTGGCAAACTCAATTGGCTGATTACGAACCATTAAAACTTGCGCAAACTCAGTCGCGCCCAGCCACCTTTGATCATCGCGGCGCGATACAGAGCATTGTGCTAGATGAAAGTACGACCCTAAAGTTACAACAAACAGCGAAAACGCACCGCATTAGTATTAATACACTTGGGCTTGCGGCTTGGTATCACACCCTTGCGCTACTCAGTCATCAACGGCAATTTGTTGTTGGTATTCCAAGCGAGAACCGTCCAACGGCACTGCAGCAAAACATACTTGGATATTTTGTTAACTCATTGCCGATTAAAGCGGATATCGACATGACGATGTTACTTGAGCGCTGGTTCACTCAAGTTAATCAAGTCGTTAATCAAGCCAAGCAACATCAGGCCTTACCGTTTGAGGCCATTAAGAATAGCTTAGACGTGCCGCTCGACACTAGCATGCACCCGATATTTCAAACGTTGTTTAGCAGTAGTCAGTTTGCCCCTGAGCAACATCATACCTTATGGCAAAGCGTTGACCTTGATCTTAGCCAGCAGTGCCAAGCGAAGTTTGATTTAACGTTACACTTGAGCGCAGGGAAGACCACAGAGTTGGGGTTAACTTATGCCACGGCACTTTTTTCCAGTTCATACGCGCAGCAGATCCTCGAGTTATATCAAACGGTTTTACAGGCATATCTAACAGCTGAAAACGCCCAACAGCCTCTCTATAGCCTACCTTTATTGAGTAACGCGGCGCAGCAAAAACAATATCAATTAAGTGGAATGCAACACGCCTATCCGAGCGTGGCAAGTATCACCGACCAGTTTGCTGAAGTAGTAGCACGCTATCCAGATAAAGCTGCTATCAGTAATCGCCATCAAACCTTGAGCTACCAAGAGCTTGATAACCAAGCCAAGCAACTTGCCAATGCTATCTTGGCAGTCTGCCCTGAACCCAAAATCGTCGCACTCTACATGCGAAACGACATTGAGTTTGTGATTGCCATGTTGGCGGTACTAAAAATCGGCGCGGCATACACAACACTATCGCTCAAAGACCCAGTGGCGCGTCATCAATATCAACTGAGTGATAGTAATGCCGATGTAATTGTCACCTTGCGTGAACATAGCCAATCATTGGCAACACTCAACCACAACAATATCGCTGAAGTTTTCTATGATACAAGTCTGGCAAATACTGATATCACGGCGAATTTTGAGCCTATGTACATCGCACCTAGCGAAGTCGCGACGATTATTTATACCTCAGGTACAACAGGAAACCCTAAAGGCACATTGCTCTCTCACGCCGCAATTAGCTCTTTGGCACTCGATAATCATAGTTACCAGCATCAGCCCCAAGATAGCTTTATTCAACTCGCAAACCCAGCTTTTGATGCCACTCTATTTGAGATATGGAGCGCATTACTCAACGGTGCCGAGGTGCACTTAGGCTATCAGGACAGCCTTAATTCTGCAGCGCAGCTCAGTGCAACATTACAGACGCTGAATATCACTTCGATGTTTCTAACCCGTTCACTGTTCGACACTTTGTTGCTGCAAGACGAGCATATTTTCGCTTCTCTGACTCATTTACTCGTGGGTGGTGAAGCATTAACAGAGTCGATGGTAAATAAATTGCTGGCGTCCACATCTTGTCCAAAACACTTTATCAATGGTTATGGCCCGACTGAGTGCACCACATTTACCACAGTGCAAACGATGTCTAAACAGCAGTCTGAGATAGCAATCGGCAAGCCAATCCCAGGGCGAGCAGTGGCTGTAGTCGGTCGCAATAACGAATTACTGCCACTTGGCTGTCCCGGCGAGTTAGTGGTTTGTGGACATGGCGTGGCTGCACGTTACCTCAATCACCCAACACTCAACAGCGAAAAGTTTGTATCCCTAAATCTGTTTGGCTCAATGCAAAAGTACTATCGCACGGGCGACTTAGTATATTGGAATGCACAACAGCAACTGTGTTATATCAACCGTGGCGACCAACAAGTCAAAGTACGAGGCTTTAGAATTGAGTTGGCAGAGATTGAGCATCACCTTAATCAGCTGGCGGATATAGATAGCTGTGCGGTTATTGCCAAAAAGCAGCAGGCTCAGACCTTGCTGCATGCATATTTGGTCATCAAACCAGCGGCCGATCAAGCTGCGGCACTCAGCCACTGTAAAACTCAGCTTACCAAGTTACTTCCTAGTTATATGATGCCACATAGCTTCACTGTCCTTTCGGCGTTACCGTTAACGCTCAACGGCAAACTCGACAAAACTAAGTTGCCAGAACCTGAGCTAAAGCAGCATCAACTCGTCGTGCCACAAACCAACACAGAGAAGGAAGTGCAGGCCATTTGGCAGGATGTTTTAGGCCAGAGTCCACTTTGTTGTGTGACGGCAGTGACTGAGCAAGGTGCCGACTCCATTAGTTTATTAAGCTTTTGTGGTGCAGCAAGCAAGCGTAATTGGCAGCTAACGCCACAACTTATCCTTGAACATCTATCAGTGCAGCAACTGGCAAGATTTATTGATAATCAGACCCGACTTGATTTTGCCACCATGAGTGAAGATCAAGCAATTGACGCTGCGCTTGCCCATGAGCATTTCGCTCCTTCACGTTTTTTTAATGCACCGCAGGGCGAGTTTCTGCTTCACCTCATGCCCGCAGCAGCAACCGCAGATAGCTTTGCACCTCTGTGTGAAAAACTCGCGCCCGACCTGCGCATTCACGCATTAGAAAATATCAAACTGTTCACAGGCAAACACATCAGCTTGCATACTATGGTGCGCTATTATGCTCAGCGTATTACAGAGGTATCGCCAACTGGCCCACTTTACTTGGGTGGCTTTTGTGAAGGTGCGGCATTGTCACTGGAAGTGGCGCGTTACTTGGCCGAAATGGGTAGAGAAATTGTCCATTGCTTTTTGATTGACCCCGTCTTACCAAGGCTTACTTCAACAGCGCGTCAGGCCGCTGAAGAAGAGTATATTCGCTCGCAAGACGATGACGCTAAACCCATCGCTCGAGCATTTTTAGACTTTACTCAATACTTTCAAAGCGCGACGGCGTTTACCTTCCCTGTGAGCTTCTTTATCGCCGATCATGTCAGTGATGAGGCCATTCCACTTCCGGCACTGAGATTGATCCATCAAGTGGAAGACATACCTGCGCTGTATAAACGAACGTTTGCGAGTGACAGAAATGGTTTTGAAAATTTACTTGCCAATGCAGACTATATTGCGCTTGAAAGTGCACACGATGAAATCATGACCGACGCTAAAGACTTATCCATCATCGCGTCACACATTAATGCGTTAATGCAACAAACGAATAGCGCCGCAACCACTGTGGAGCAACGCGCATGA